Proteins from one Legionella taurinensis genomic window:
- the dctA gene encoding C4-dicarboxylate transporter DctA produces MNYIKPLYVQVLLGILLGIILGFCLPETASSLKPLSDAFIKLIKMLIAPIIFLSLVSGIAAMNNLETVGKIGGAALVYFIITTAFALVVGLLVGDLVQPGAGLNIDPATLDVKTAEPYLGKATTAATPSDFLLNIIPQTFLSAFVDGEILQVLLVAMLFAIGLILVGKEGRIVLDGVQVLARIFFKIIHLVMHLAPIAAFAAMAFTIGKYGLKPLLNMMGLLLCFYVTCLVFVVGILGLILKLYCQMSVFKLLAYIKTELLIVLGTSSSETVLPNLLEKLEKLGCKKSTVGLVLPLGYSFNLDGTAIYLTLAALFIAQATNTDLSVWQQLSLLAVMIVSSKGAAGVAGSGFIVLASSLAAVGHVPVAGIVLILGIDRFMSDGRALTNVIGNSISTLIIAKWQGTLDEKRAREVLDSVTLQKNIQVSME; encoded by the coding sequence ATGAACTATATAAAACCATTATATGTGCAGGTCCTTCTTGGTATTCTTCTCGGCATCATCCTTGGCTTTTGCCTGCCGGAAACCGCCTCATCCCTTAAACCCTTATCGGATGCCTTCATTAAACTCATCAAAATGCTCATTGCGCCCATCATTTTTTTATCGTTGGTCTCAGGCATTGCGGCGATGAATAACTTAGAGACGGTCGGCAAAATCGGGGGGGCTGCCCTGGTGTATTTTATTATCACCACGGCGTTTGCCCTGGTGGTGGGACTGCTTGTGGGCGATCTGGTTCAACCCGGCGCCGGGTTGAACATCGATCCGGCCACGCTGGATGTCAAAACCGCAGAACCCTATCTCGGTAAAGCCACGACGGCGGCTACTCCCAGTGACTTTTTATTAAACATTATCCCTCAAACCTTCCTCAGTGCGTTTGTCGATGGGGAAATTCTGCAGGTATTGCTGGTGGCGATGTTGTTTGCCATTGGTTTAATCCTGGTGGGAAAAGAGGGACGCATCGTGTTGGACGGCGTGCAGGTGCTTGCGCGGATTTTTTTTAAAATCATTCATCTGGTGATGCACCTGGCTCCCATCGCCGCGTTTGCTGCCATGGCCTTTACCATCGGAAAATACGGCTTGAAACCCTTGCTTAACATGATGGGGCTGCTGCTTTGTTTTTACGTGACCTGTCTGGTGTTTGTGGTGGGTATTCTAGGCCTCATTCTAAAGCTTTATTGTCAGATGAGTGTGTTTAAACTGTTAGCCTACATCAAAACTGAATTGTTAATCGTCCTTGGCACCTCGTCTTCCGAAACCGTGCTGCCCAATCTTCTCGAAAAACTGGAAAAACTGGGCTGCAAAAAATCAACCGTGGGTCTGGTCCTGCCCCTGGGGTATTCGTTTAATCTTGACGGGACGGCCATTTACCTGACACTCGCCGCACTGTTCATTGCCCAGGCGACCAATACCGATTTAAGCGTCTGGCAGCAACTGTCGCTGCTTGCGGTGATGATTGTCAGTTCCAAGGGGGCCGCCGGTGTGGCTGGTAGCGGCTTTATCGTGTTAGCCAGCTCATTGGCGGCTGTCGGACACGTGCCGGTGGCTGGAATTGTCCTTATTCTGGGAATTGACCGTTTTATGTCCGATGGGCGTGCACTGACCAATGTCATTGGCAACAGCATTTCCACGTTAATCATTGCCAAATGGCAGGGGACACTGGATGAAAAAAGGGCCCGGGAAGTATTAGACAGTGTCACGCTGCAAAAGAATATTCAGGTCAGCATGGAATAA